Proteins found in one Helicobacter sp. NHP19-003 genomic segment:
- a CDS encoding class 1 fructose-bisphosphatase: MLAPIVQALQALAPKVYHAIKQGDTHYTAHKNPTADLQLAVDVAVDHLIFGELMQTPSVGGVMSEEREEAHYKEKGDFLIAFDPLDGSSVVGANFLVGSIFGVYARPPLGFAEPQMARHIKMGAYLLYGAKLELVVANEAGVKHYVFNEDKQEWHSKKDLTLKDKGKNIAPGGSWQHFNSEYVAFLMSFFKQGYRLRYSGSMVADIHHLLSKEGGLFCYPATQDAPLGKLRKLFEVYPLAFVVEKAGGLGFEGTQEILNTPLNSLHDKSPCFLGSKVEMEALKQWMLTNKN, encoded by the coding sequence ATGCTAGCCCCCATTGTGCAAGCCTTGCAAGCCCTAGCCCCTAAAGTCTATCATGCCATTAAACAAGGCGACACCCACTACACCGCCCACAAAAACCCCACCGCAGATTTACAATTAGCCGTGGATGTGGCGGTGGATCATTTGATCTTTGGAGAGTTGATGCAAACGCCCAGCGTGGGGGGCGTGATGAGCGAAGAGAGGGAGGAGGCGCATTACAAAGAAAAGGGGGATTTTTTAATCGCCTTTGACCCCTTGGATGGGTCTAGCGTGGTGGGGGCGAATTTTCTAGTGGGGAGCATTTTTGGGGTGTATGCCCGCCCGCCTTTGGGCTTTGCTGAACCGCAAATGGCTCGCCACATTAAAATGGGGGCGTATCTTCTCTATGGGGCGAAGTTAGAATTAGTCGTGGCAAATGAGGCAGGGGTGAAACACTATGTCTTTAATGAAGACAAGCAAGAGTGGCACAGCAAAAAGGATTTAACGCTTAAAGACAAGGGCAAGAACATAGCCCCCGGGGGCAGCTGGCAACACTTTAACTCCGAGTATGTGGCGTTTTTGATGTCGTTTTTCAAGCAAGGTTACCGCTTGCGTTACAGCGGAAGCATGGTGGCCGACATACACCACTTACTCAGCAAAGAGGGGGGGTTGTTTTGCTACCCTGCCACACAAGATGCCCCTTTAGGCAAATTGCGTAAACTCTTTGAGGTCTATCCCCTAGCCTTTGTTGTAGAAAAAGCCGGGGGTCTAGGCTTTGAGGGCACACAAGAGATTTTAAACACCCCTTTAAACAGCCTACACGATAAAAGCCCGTGTTTTCTAGGCTCAAAAGTGGAAATGGAGGCTCTCAAGCAATGGATGCTTACGAACAAAAACTAG
- a CDS encoding LamB/YcsF family protein has product MDCVDLNSDMGEGFGVYSLGDDTAIMECVSSVNLACGWHASDPLIMQERVSLAKKLNLGLGAHPGYPDLLGFGRRALNISPKEAKTYTLYQVGALFAFAKAAQTPLEHVKLHGSFYNQAGYDLKLARAVLEGVQEFDPDLIVLAPSLSPMAKLGQELGLKIAHEVFADRHYLDDGRLVPRSHPQAFVTDLQEALIRVVLMVKEHKVQAISGKEIEIKADTICVHGDNPQAVWLAMQIKEALLHNGVQIKPLRAFLKGGTH; this is encoded by the coding sequence ATGGATTGTGTGGATTTAAACAGCGACATGGGCGAAGGTTTTGGTGTGTATTCTTTGGGTGATGACACCGCCATCATGGAGTGTGTGAGTAGCGTCAATTTGGCTTGCGGCTGGCATGCAAGCGACCCTTTAATCATGCAAGAGCGGGTGAGTCTGGCCAAAAAATTAAATTTAGGGCTGGGCGCACACCCGGGATACCCCGACTTGCTGGGCTTTGGAAGGCGTGCTTTAAACATCAGCCCCAAAGAAGCCAAAACCTACACCCTTTATCAAGTGGGGGCTCTTTTTGCCTTTGCTAAGGCGGCACAAACCCCCCTAGAGCATGTCAAATTACACGGGAGTTTTTACAACCAAGCCGGCTACGATTTGAAGCTGGCTAGGGCTGTGTTAGAAGGGGTGCAAGAGTTTGACCCAGATTTAATCGTGCTGGCCCCTAGCTTAAGCCCTATGGCAAAGTTAGGACAAGAGCTGGGCTTAAAAATCGCCCACGAAGTGTTTGCCGACAGGCATTATTTAGACGATGGACGACTCGTGCCAAGAAGCCACCCCCAAGCCTTTGTAACCGACTTGCAAGAAGCCTTAATACGGGTGGTGCTCATGGTCAAAGAGCATAAAGTGCAAGCCATCAGCGGCAAAGAGATAGAGATCAAAGCCGACACCATCTGCGTGCATGGCGACAACCCCCAAGCCGTGTGGCTGGCCATGCAAATCAAAGAAGCCTTGCTGCACAATGGGGTGCAAATCAAACCCTTAAGGGCGTTTCTTAAAGGGGGCACACATTAG
- a CDS encoding NRAMP family divalent metal transporter, translated as MATSAVGPGFLTQSAQFTQELRSAFACAILIATLASLIAQLNVWRVLAVANQRGQEIANTLLPGLGALLTFLICLGGWFLTSAMWGHSFGLTSAGGLDLNTGAGLGACLAIFVFLFKRAMVFMDKLTQILGVLMVVLMGFVALHVRVPLAQVAKEALYPSHFSMVAVLTLIGGTVGGYIIFSGGHRLLDAKVSGLKRLKDVDLAAYLGIFVATLVRGLLFLVILGVVEGGAVLNPANPALSAFESFGEWGRLVFGVVFVAASLTSTIGAAYTSVSFLRNFSGVRRRENAWVIGFIGVSALIFLGVGKPATLLIAAGALNGLILPLTLALMLIAAKSPRIVGAYKHPLILSLSGWVVVGLSTYWGLLSLKPLLELSGV; from the coding sequence ATGGCAACCTCCGCCGTGGGCCCGGGCTTTCTCACCCAAAGCGCACAATTCACACAGGAATTAAGAAGTGCCTTCGCTTGCGCCATTCTCATCGCCACTTTAGCCTCTCTCATCGCTCAGCTCAATGTGTGGCGCGTGCTGGCGGTGGCAAATCAAAGGGGGCAAGAGATCGCCAACACGCTTTTGCCCGGGCTGGGTGCTCTGCTGACTTTTTTAATTTGTCTAGGGGGTTGGTTTTTAACATCGGCAATGTGGGGGCATAGCTTTGGGCTTACAAGTGCTGGGGGACTCGACCTCAACACGGGGGCGGGGCTTGGGGCGTGCTTGGCGATCTTTGTGTTTCTCTTTAAACGGGCTATGGTGTTCATGGATAAATTGACACAAATTTTGGGGGTGTTGATGGTGGTTTTGATGGGCTTTGTGGCTTTGCATGTCAGAGTCCCTCTAGCGCAAGTGGCTAAAGAAGCCTTGTATCCAAGCCATTTCTCTATGGTGGCGGTGCTGACTTTAATCGGGGGCACGGTGGGCGGGTACATCATTTTCTCAGGGGGGCATCGGCTTTTAGATGCCAAAGTTTCAGGACTCAAGCGTTTAAAGGATGTGGATTTGGCAGCGTATTTGGGGATCTTTGTGGCGACTTTGGTCAGGGGGTTGTTGTTCTTGGTGATTTTGGGGGTGGTGGAAGGGGGGGCGGTGCTAAATCCTGCGAACCCCGCCCTTAGCGCCTTTGAATCCTTTGGGGAGTGGGGGCGGCTTGTCTTTGGCGTGGTGTTTGTGGCTGCGAGCTTGACTTCTACCATCGGGGCGGCTTACACGAGCGTGTCTTTTTTAAGAAATTTTAGCGGGGTGCGCCGGCGTGAAAACGCGTGGGTCATCGGTTTTATCGGTGTGTCGGCTCTCATTTTTCTGGGTGTGGGTAAGCCCGCCACGCTCTTGATCGCCGCCGGGGCACTCAATGGACTGATTTTACCCTTAACTTTAGCCCTCATGCTCATCGCCGCCAAAAGCCCTAGAATCGTGGGGGCTTACAAACACCCTCTCATTTTGAGCCTTTCGGGCTGGGTGGTGGTGGGGCTTAGTACTTATTGGGGGTTGCTCTCTTTAAAACCACTTTTAGAACTATCGGGGGTTTAA